The Cryptomeria japonica chromosome 9, Sugi_1.0, whole genome shotgun sequence DNA segment agtgcactggtggaGCTACAGTTGAAGATGTATATTGTTGTtgcaactgcatctccccaataagaattgctcaatcccttggtttgtaacatgcaccttgccatttcaaccacaatatgattcttcctttcaactactccattctgttgaggtgtgtattCATTTTTGAgttacctcttgatgccattaagatcacaataactttggaaagcctttgagaaaAATTTTCCTCCACGATTAGTCCTTAAACATTTggtcttgcaccctttctcattttctatgAGGGATttgaacttcttgaatgtatccaaggcttcagctttggccttcaaaaaatagaCCCAACAATTTTGTGAGTAATCATAAAAAAAAGTgattaaatatgatgacttacctAAACTcgtagtctgcataggaccacaaatatctgaatgaacaagttgAAGTGGGTGAtgggccctccatgcattgccTTTTGGAAACTTTtcgcttgcatgctttcctttagcacaaccttcacaaacctccttgtgttcctcaaccttgggcaaacagGAAACTAGTGCatgcgaggttagaaacttcaaactatgaaaatttaaataccCATACCTGAGATGTCATAACCatcttgaatcctcataagccatatttgtcaAACTGTttttatgttcaccaaacctcaaggggaacatcctatttcttgtcataggaataACAGTAATCACCCTATTAcacttattcttatcatagatagtacatgtcttattctcaaagactactttataatttttctcacatagcttcccaacacttaacaaattgtgtttcaattgtggagtataataaatatcatgaatactctttataccttcttttattttggacctccatagctcctttggcagcaacctccaatgatttatcatcaccaagttgGATTTtagatttgaaacttccatcctttgttgagaacaacttctcattccccaTCATATGGTTAGATGATCTAGAATCTAGGTACCAAGCATTTTtgctagtattttcacccttggcataagataaaaataagtgatcaggaggattctcactactttcttgagcatagttagaacttttaccttctttcaatctgcattctctttcaaagtggccatacctattacaatggtaagattgaacatttctcttatcaaatctgcctctacctcttcctctagaaccacctcttcctcttcagccacctctacctatacctcttgaagaattttggcttttccctttaccttggccttgattgattttggcactactactACTTGCATCTTGATTTTTTGTGATTAACAATTCAGAGGAaaacactttctctacaccttcaaaagaatctttcaatctttcttcatgagacattagGGAttcaaccagttgatcaaactgtagttttgcaaatccttgctttcttctatgattattgctacatgattccatctgggtgtcaaagatctcaacacttttttttatcaaaacttcattggttacaatttccccaagtgtagccattttattgaccacatctttgactctaacacaataatcacttatactttcaacttcttgcatcttcaaatttttgaattctcacttcaatgtctgaagcttgaccactttaactttatcactaccctggtaagctttttgtagagtcttccaggcatctttggcagttgtttctcttgatattcttggaaataagctcttatcaagagctatttgaatgtgaaacaaagctttagcattctttttccttgcttcctttcttcttgttcttttattagctgtaagggcattccaatcaactGGCTCTTTATAACCTGATTTAATAATCTCCGACAAATATTTTCCAATAAAAAAGgttagcatcttaatgcaccaataatcataatcattcccatcaaattctagaaCGGGCATAGGGTTAGAATTCGAAATGATTAACTTcggcgaaattccaacaataaaattttaacccaaaacaattttacctggtctgataccacttgtagaaacTAAAACTACTCTGTCTCCTCTAAACCAATTGATTAAtcaaaattaaataacaaagaACACACTATAACAACAATAATCAAATTGGAGAACAGTCTGATACAAAAAAAACCCAGTTTTTTATTGCTCAATACAAACAATATGGATGCCTCTATATATAGATTTCAAAATTCTTAAAATATAGTTCATAACATGTAAAAATCAGAATTCTACGTTAAAAAGAAGAGCATGCAAAGCATGCATTATTacttcaaaaagaaaaataaataaaaacaggGTACGGTGGAGGCAGTGAACACTAGTTAGCCTCTCTATAAACTGTATGCTTTATTCTTATAACTGAAAAAACTAATAAAAGCAAACTACGAAAAATCTCACTAATAATAGTGATAATAAAAAAACTGGAACATGCAGTAAATGCAATATTCGGTGGATGTTGAGATCAACTAGAAATCTGATCGGTGGTCACTGGGTGTTTTAAGGTGCACGATGGTGAAACTAAGAATAGAAGATAAATTTGAAACTGCATGCTCGAACAGCATCAGTTATCCACAAAAACCCATTAACAATTATTTGATTTTTCAGGCATGGAATCAGACAGATTCGCACAGCGTGGGCTGATGGACCCGAGTACATTACACAGTGCCCTATCCAACCAGGGGGGAAATTTACGTACACATTCACAAGTTTTTATCAGGAAGGAACCTTGTGGTGGCATGCCCATGTGTCATGGCTCCGTACAACAGTTCATGGAGCAATGGTCATCCTTCCAAAGAATGGCTGCTCTTATCCGTTTACCCACCCACATGCTGAGATTCCTCTAGTGCTAGGTAATGGAAATTAGAACCTTATAAAAAGCTATCATATTTATTGATCAAGTTTGCTTAGATATCTCTCTTAATCATTCTTAATATTGATTCAGAAGCTGTTATATAAAATCATCAGATTTTTTGTTCTCTCGTACATTACGTTTTCTGTGGATTGGGCAATAAAGTAGAAGTACAATTTGGATTATGTTCTGAAGGAAACAGCCTTTGCAGGAAAGTGAACcacaatgataaaaaaaattcacaaaaaattaaaacaattaagaTATCATATTTATTGATCAACTTTGCTTAAACGAGTCTCTTAATCATTCTTCAGCTATTAAGATTCGTGAATCTTTCCGACTAGTTACAGAGAAAGATTAGAAGTACAGTCTGGATTATGCTGCAGAAAAGTGAAGCACAGCTATCTTTTTGATGAAAATAGTTTTATGGTAGAATCTGACAATACTTTACTTTAAGTTTCAGAGAAGAATCTACCTATCGTTTATTTTACTTTTCAACTTTCACAAGAAAATCGGTAAAATTGAACATGTGAAAGAGGTCTTTATAATTTCTCAATGTTTCCCTAAATTTATAATTTGAGGAGAAAAAGAACACGTGCAGTTTTGAATAGTGGTAAGTATAATTGAACTCATTGGCTAAACCCATTTATCATATGTTTTATTAGCTGGTCTCATCTTTTAAATatagttaaattatatttaaatttgaGTATTGGAATAAagatttttcatttttcttcaatattttttacAATCTTTATCTGATATTTTTTAAGCTAAGAGGTAAGGATTGAgaggtatccattccaccaaattcatTTGAGAACGGATTCCAATCTCATCCTTAATGATGTCAGAGTCTTGCACTTATCTTTTGTGGGTTGATTTAGaactattcaacttcaccaatagatcaAATagcaattgaatttattttaaatatatatcttATAAAAGTTAAATTTTAAGATAGAGTTATATAACAAAAAGATTATTTTTGGTGTAAGACAATACTATTGAAACATTTTTAaagccagaatagctacagcccTACTTTAAATTttaaagtatttttttattttttattcttataaGTTTACATTTAATATTTTATCTAGTGGAATCTTTTCATATATCACGTTAACTTcagattttaaattaaaataacaaTTCTGTATTGTAATCTTAGAAAATATTTCTATATCTAATGATTCATAGTTTTCCATATATTAGACGTATCCTCTGTGCGTTCACATTGGATGGTCATTGCGTTTCGTAGTGGCTCTAACTGCTTGGAAAAAAACGAAAAATTGAACAGGGGAGTGGTGGAACACGGATCCCATCGAAGTCGAAGAGGAAGCAAAACTGAGTGGAGGCGCGCCGAAAGTTTCAGACGCTTTCACTATAAATGGACAACCCGGAGACCTCTATTCCTGCTCAACTTCAGGTGCCAGTTTTATgtttttttgaaaatgttttggaTTCGATTCGGTAGAACTATTCGATTTTGAGTAGATGGGCAGCCCGGTAGTAATACTCAATAGATTAAAAACAAATAATGAAGGAAACAGGGGAGTGAAAGACAGAGCAAAACTAGAGTAAAGCCAAAAACACATTTCTATTTGtttaaaacaaaatattacatCTGAGCTTCAGCTCGTCATGCCTAATGACATAATCTAAAACATTATAGACTAGACATTCCATTTTCTTAATACTAAAAGCTAATTTACTCATAAAATTCCAGACTCAGAAACTTCGGCCACTTCTGCCCCTATCCTTGGCTGTAACTGCTATTTCTTTTTTTGCAATACGAGAGACTTCTGGACTCTTCTATATACTTCAAGCAAATTGAGGGAAAaacaaatattaaattatattttagtcaACCCTCAAGTTATGTGAAATCTGCAAATAGGACAGTTGACAGTTGAGTGAAATTAAACTCAATCTTACTCAAATCGTCCTTCATTTCTCGTTTTCAATGCCAAAGGATATGCCTGTAAAATGCTTCTGGAAAATGCATACGGAGAAAGTTTGATATGATTGCATAGGTTGGGATTTTTTCTCCAACAAATATTTCTACACATTTTAATCGAGAAATGAGCACTGTGAATACAACTAAGGTACACCCAGTTTCATTTCTAACTAAACAAAATCAACACTGAAAACACATTGAGCAATGAAATTTCATGTGCGCAGGAACAACAAGATTCGCTGTACAACAGGGAAAAACCTATCTTCTTCGTATCGTTAATGCTGCAGTCAATAATCACCTTTTTTTCAAGGTTGCTTCACACAATCTTACAGTGGTATCCGTGGATGCCTCCTACACAAAGCCATACACAACTGACATTCTCATGTTAACATCCGGTCAGACTACTGACGTTCTTCCAACTGCCAATCAAGTGAAAGCCAAATACTATATTGCGGCCAAAGTATACACTACACAGGATGAAGGAAATTTCGATAACACCACAACAACGGCCATTATGAGCTACGTGGGTTCTAATGCATCTGCTACTCCAATCTGTCCAGAGCTTCCAATATACAACGACACTGCAACTGTGACCACCTTTAGCCGAGCCTTAACAAGCTTGGCTTCACAGGAGCATCCGGTGGACGTTCCCCGAAGCATAAGCGACAGTAGCATCATAACTGTAGGACTCGGTTTACTTCCTTGTGCCACCGGGGCTACCTGTGGTGGCCCTGAAAATAGCACACTGAGTGCCAGTATGAACAACATATCTTTTGTGCTGCCAAAAGTTGCCATTCTGCAAGCTTTTCACTTCCACATTGATGATGTTTATACCACCGACTTTCCTTCACATCCACCAGTTGTGTTTGATTATACCGGGGATGTAGACAAAACTCTGTGGGCGCCAATTTCTGGCACAAAAGTGAAAGTGATTGAATATAATGCCACAGTTCAGATTGTGTTCCAGGGAAccaacatcttccaagaagacaacCATCCAATTCATATTCATGGTTATGACTTTTATGTTGTAGGAGAGGGTTTTGGTAATTTTAACAATGAAACAGATCCGAGCTCTTTCAATCTGGTCGATCCGCCTCAACGAAATACTGTAGGGGTTCCTTTCAATGGATGGACTGCTGTCAGATTCAAAGCTAGCAATCCAGGTAATAAACAGAGTGACAGTTTTCTCATTATTGTAGATATGATACATggcttgaaatttaaatttggaaaaTGTGTATGGAATACTGAAGGATTGTTGGATTTGTGCAGGTGTTCGGTTCGTACATTGTCACTTCAATGATCATGTAACTGTAAAGATTAGAAAGAGTAGATAAAACAATAACAGAAACAGaaaagcaataagaagagacaacacacAATTTATCATGATTCGGCAAATATGcatacatccacactcaaagcagggaataacttctattaatcaactccaatacatgggctgcacacagccattatataatcatattcagatatgaaatgaatAGTTTGGGAGAACGCGAagggtcatgtgaccgttggacttcacattcccaacaatctcccccgtgaaggccAAATGGCACAGCCATGCACTAGCATCCCTGCTTCCATTTTTGAAATTCACATTAAAACTAGCCTGCTAGATTTTAGCTTGGTGAACTCTTGTTCACATACGCTTCGAATTAGCCTTTTCCAAATCAAAGCAGAGTTAAAAACTCTATCAAGCACAAACTCACCCATTATGCCAAAAACCGAAACACCACCTTGTGCCAGTTTATAATACATTTTTTCATCACCATGACCTGAACTCCCTCATAACAGAATATCTACCGATTCACAATTACTGGATTCTAATATCCAAACATAAAACTCAAACCTTACAAGGAACAAAACAATgacattattttcatcatcaaac contains these protein-coding regions:
- the LOC131046798 gene encoding laccase-3-like is translated as MVLLFTFFVSFGCLAWADLHIHTFVIQSTNITRLCENYTMVTVNGQLPGPTLYARNDDTLNITVVNRAQHNATIHWHGIRQIRTAWADGPEYITQCPIQPGGKFTYTFTSFYQEGTLWWHAHVSWLRTTVHGAMVILPKNGCSYPFTHPHAEIPLVLGEWWNTDPIEVEEEAKLSGGAPKVSDAFTINGQPGDLYSCSTSGTTRFAVQQGKTYLLRIVNAAVNNHLFFKVASHNLTVVSVDASYTKPYTTDILMLTSGQTTDVLPTANQVKAKYYIAAKVYTTQDEGNFDNTTTTAIMSYVGSNASATPICPELPIYNDTATVTTFSRALTSLASQEHPVDVPRSISDSSIITVGLGLLPCATGATCGGPENSTLSASMNNISFVLPKVAILQAFHFHIDDVYTTDFPSHPPVVFDYTGDVDKTLWAPISGTKVKVIEYNATVQIVFQGTNIFQEDNHPIHIHGYDFYVVGEGFGNFNNETDPSSFNLVDPPQRNTVGVPFNGWTAVRFKASNPGVRFVHCHFNDHVTVKIRKRLSMVLQVKNGPSKIKSLKGPPNDRLEC